The proteins below are encoded in one region of Pseudonocardia sp. DSM 110487:
- a CDS encoding polysaccharide deacetylase family protein encodes MDVTLFDYSPIVDRAPLQWPDGARVAFYVGLNLEHYPVDRPSTSIFGGTAGLVPDPLNYGWRDYGPRVGIWRLMESLDRYRIRASALVNSDVCARYPQIIEAGRARSWAWVAHGRDNSTFQAGMPRDEERAYLTEVVDTIEKATGQRPEGWLGPALTETHETPALLAELGLRYVLDWCNDDQPYPLNVPGMLSVPYSIEVNDVTLFVSNGVSGPEFLQVVRDQFDQLYADSAESGRVMALCLHPFIVSQPFRHKYLDQALEYIASRPGVWLTTSDEIAAHYARTTEEAPT; translated from the coding sequence ATGGACGTCACGCTCTTCGACTACAGCCCGATCGTGGATCGCGCGCCGCTGCAGTGGCCGGATGGCGCGAGGGTCGCGTTCTACGTGGGGCTCAACCTCGAGCACTATCCCGTCGACCGTCCGTCGACGAGCATCTTCGGTGGCACGGCCGGGCTCGTGCCGGACCCGCTCAACTACGGGTGGCGTGACTACGGCCCGCGGGTGGGGATCTGGCGGTTGATGGAGAGCCTGGACCGGTATCGGATCCGGGCGAGTGCGCTGGTCAACTCCGATGTCTGCGCCCGTTACCCGCAGATCATCGAAGCGGGCCGGGCGCGGAGCTGGGCGTGGGTGGCCCACGGTCGGGACAACTCGACCTTCCAGGCGGGAATGCCCCGTGACGAGGAACGGGCGTATCTCACCGAGGTGGTCGACACCATCGAGAAGGCGACCGGGCAGCGGCCGGAGGGCTGGCTCGGGCCGGCACTGACCGAGACGCACGAGACGCCGGCGTTGCTGGCGGAGCTGGGGCTGCGGTACGTGCTCGACTGGTGCAACGACGACCAGCCGTACCCGTTGAACGTGCCGGGGATGCTGAGCGTCCCGTATTCGATCGAAGTCAACGACGTCACGCTGTTCGTGAGCAACGGCGTGAGCGGGCCGGAGTTCCTGCAGGTCGTGCGGGACCAGTTCGACCAGCTGTACGCCGATTCGGCGGAGAGCGGGCGGGTGATGGCGCTGTGCCTGCACCCGTTCATCGTCAGCCAGCCGTTCCGGCACAAGTACCTGGACCAGGCGCTGGAGTACATCGCGAGCCGGCCGGGCGTGTGGTTGACGACCAGCGACGAGATCGCCGCGCACTACGCGCGGACGACGGAGGAGGCGCCGACATGA
- a CDS encoding GtrA family protein, which translates to MGTTPQADTADQDGGGVPEQFARLCAAVTARLPFGLSRVVPSTFVGFAAINGSTFGVDLLILTVLHSHWQVPYAVAVGVGYAVAFALSFVLNRVLNFRSHDPVGRQTLVYLGVVAVNLAILVAVSSGLEAIGVQYQVARVAAGACEGLFMYCAMRWVVFRGTKERARAAYRRTLS; encoded by the coding sequence ATGGGGACCACACCACAGGCCGACACCGCCGATCAGGACGGAGGTGGAGTCCCGGAGCAGTTCGCACGGCTCTGCGCCGCTGTCACGGCCCGGCTGCCGTTCGGCCTGTCCCGCGTCGTGCCATCGACGTTCGTTGGCTTCGCCGCGATCAACGGTTCCACCTTCGGCGTCGACCTGCTGATCCTCACGGTGCTGCACAGCCACTGGCAGGTGCCCTACGCCGTGGCGGTCGGCGTCGGATACGCCGTCGCGTTCGCGTTGAGCTTCGTGCTCAACCGCGTCCTGAACTTCCGGTCGCACGACCCGGTCGGGCGCCAGACCCTCGTCTACCTCGGTGTCGTCGCCGTCAACCTCGCGATCCTGGTCGCCGTCAGCTCGGGGCTCGAGGCGATCGGAGTGCAGTACCAGGTGGCGCGGGTCGCGGCCGGCGCGTGTGAGGGGCTCTTCATGTACTGCGCGATGCGCTGGGTCGTGTTCCGCGGAACCAAGGAACGGGCGCGGGCCGCCTACCGTCGTACGTTGTCATAG
- a CDS encoding DUF2232 domain-containing protein, translated as MSADVLPNPASTSQAVLRGHARRFRRPITTMEMAEAVALGDLAAAMCVLTRLVPAGDIGVLLAAFPVAVLGYRRRARVCSIAVTTAFAVAFLGGGISAAASAVAAGALGSLIGIGLRRGWSVPRIVGTGALAIGVPTAVLAVGVFSALTELRVLALAQLANAGAGVVRLGEAAGLPRPVLDAGQGIVSFAVTRWWLLLSVLVTMGVLVWVLIATLAFRSPVRRVQPLLPRTTMGDLDTSVVPGTVVAPLPVRLAGVGVRYEGSAQAALAGVDLTLEKGRLLAVTGPNGSGKSTLGRVLAGQPPTDGTVERAGSAGLGAPGGTGVIFQRPESQVLGVRVVDDLLWGTDNGDPDNADIDVDGLLARVGLAGFADRETSTLSGGELQRLAVAGLLARRPSMVISDESTAMLDPAGRADVLDLMHGLVRDDGVTVVHISHTDEVTADHTLDLGDDRPSPVPTTGEGSWRSVGDIRGARVEVRGADLVHDAGTPWQHPVLAGVDLDIPAGHTVLITGPNGAGKSTLAWMLAGLLAPTAGTVTVDGRPLHNGRDGALLGIQHPRLALLRATVREDVRDAAGADEETAHGALRAVGLDPDRFGDRPVHELSGGEQRRVMLAGLLAAHPRVLVLDEPLAGLDKPAQEAVREALHALRAAGVTLIIVTHDTAALDDLADATLSVADGRVEGPPAIAPALRTTPSRPKPRRPKQARTVMRTLPGSSLAHRLWAGTKIGMLLALAVVPAVDPSWPTLAAAALVLAAWAVAGRVPRGAWPKLPLWLVLVVGGSVALTALGNEPPLGSVFGFTISLGALNLAALFLGIMLISLIGSTILVWTTPISAIPPLLQRLTAWGRHIRLPLARLSAAIALGLRLAPMLLDDSRTILHLLGQRRRSRPGDRESWRQRLGRFTHGAFIACAAAVRRAAEAGDALTARGGIGTIAGPDQRPGIRDGVAALVVAGILTVGVLL; from the coding sequence GTGAGCGCGGACGTGCTCCCCAACCCGGCAAGCACGTCGCAGGCGGTGCTTCGGGGTCATGCGCGTCGCTTCCGTCGGCCCATCACGACGATGGAGATGGCCGAGGCGGTGGCCTTGGGTGACCTGGCAGCGGCCATGTGCGTGCTCACGCGTCTGGTCCCCGCCGGGGACATCGGCGTCCTGCTGGCGGCATTCCCCGTGGCGGTCCTGGGATACCGCCGTCGAGCGCGGGTCTGTTCGATCGCGGTGACGACGGCGTTCGCCGTCGCCTTCCTCGGCGGTGGGATCTCTGCGGCCGCCTCCGCCGTCGCGGCCGGTGCATTGGGTTCGTTGATCGGAATCGGTCTGCGGAGGGGCTGGTCGGTTCCGAGGATCGTCGGAACCGGGGCGCTGGCGATCGGCGTGCCCACGGCTGTGCTCGCGGTGGGGGTCTTCTCGGCGCTCACCGAGCTGCGGGTACTGGCGTTGGCCCAGCTCGCGAACGCCGGGGCCGGGGTCGTGCGTCTCGGGGAGGCCGCGGGCCTGCCTCGCCCCGTCCTCGACGCCGGGCAGGGGATCGTCTCGTTCGCCGTCACCCGGTGGTGGCTCCTGCTGTCGGTACTCGTGACGATGGGGGTGCTGGTCTGGGTTCTGATCGCGACCTTGGCGTTCCGGTCGCCGGTACGTCGCGTGCAGCCACTGCTGCCCCGGACGACGATGGGGGACCTCGACACCTCAGTGGTCCCGGGCACCGTGGTCGCCCCGCTGCCGGTGCGGCTGGCGGGGGTCGGGGTTCGCTACGAGGGCTCGGCGCAAGCGGCGCTGGCCGGGGTCGACCTGACGCTGGAGAAGGGGCGTCTTCTCGCGGTCACCGGCCCGAACGGGTCGGGGAAGTCGACGCTGGGGCGGGTTCTCGCCGGTCAGCCCCCCACGGACGGGACGGTGGAACGGGCCGGGTCGGCCGGGCTCGGCGCACCGGGAGGCACCGGTGTGATCTTCCAGCGGCCTGAGAGTCAGGTACTGGGCGTCCGCGTCGTCGACGACCTGCTCTGGGGAACCGACAACGGCGACCCCGACAATGCGGACATCGATGTCGACGGACTGCTCGCGCGGGTCGGGCTCGCCGGGTTCGCCGACCGGGAGACGTCCACGCTGTCCGGCGGGGAACTCCAGCGCCTCGCCGTGGCCGGACTGCTCGCGCGCCGACCCTCGATGGTGATCAGCGACGAGAGCACGGCCATGCTCGATCCGGCCGGTCGGGCCGATGTCCTGGACCTCATGCACGGGCTGGTCCGCGACGACGGCGTCACGGTCGTGCACATCTCCCACACCGACGAGGTGACCGCCGACCACACCCTCGATCTCGGCGACGACCGGCCTTCCCCGGTCCCGACCACGGGGGAAGGGTCGTGGCGGTCCGTGGGGGACATCCGCGGCGCCCGCGTCGAGGTCCGCGGGGCCGATCTCGTCCACGACGCCGGCACACCCTGGCAGCACCCGGTCCTGGCCGGGGTGGATCTCGACATCCCCGCCGGACACACGGTGCTGATCACCGGGCCCAACGGCGCCGGCAAGTCCACGCTCGCGTGGATGCTCGCCGGGCTGCTCGCACCCACCGCCGGCACCGTCACCGTCGACGGCCGCCCCCTCCACAACGGGCGCGACGGCGCTCTGCTGGGCATCCAGCACCCTCGCCTTGCGCTGCTGCGCGCCACCGTCCGCGAGGACGTCCGCGATGCTGCCGGGGCCGACGAGGAGACAGCGCACGGCGCCCTGCGCGCCGTCGGGCTGGATCCCGACCGCTTCGGTGACCGCCCGGTCCACGAACTCAGCGGAGGCGAGCAGCGCCGAGTCATGCTCGCCGGCCTGCTTGCGGCGCACCCCCGCGTACTGGTGCTCGACGAGCCACTCGCCGGGCTCGACAAGCCCGCCCAGGAAGCCGTACGGGAGGCCCTGCACGCGCTGCGCGCCGCGGGAGTCACGCTGATCATCGTCACGCACGACACAGCGGCGCTGGACGACCTCGCCGACGCGACACTCAGCGTCGCCGACGGCAGGGTCGAGGGTCCGCCGGCCATCGCGCCTGCCCTACGGACCACGCCGAGCCGACCCAAGCCGCGCCGGCCCAAGCAGGCCCGCACCGTGATGCGCACGCTGCCGGGCTCCTCGCTGGCCCACCGGCTCTGGGCGGGCACGAAGATCGGCATGTTGCTGGCCCTCGCGGTCGTACCCGCCGTCGACCCCTCATGGCCCACGCTCGCAGCGGCCGCTCTCGTACTGGCGGCGTGGGCCGTCGCCGGCCGCGTGCCCCGCGGTGCCTGGCCGAAGCTACCGCTGTGGCTGGTGCTCGTCGTGGGCGGAAGCGTCGCACTCACCGCGCTCGGCAACGAACCCCCACTGGGCTCGGTGTTCGGGTTCACCATCAGCCTCGGCGCCCTGAACCTGGCGGCGCTGTTCCTCGGGATCATGCTGATCTCGCTGATCGGCTCGACCATCCTGGTCTGGACCACACCGATCAGCGCGATCCCACCGCTGCTGCAACGTCTCACCGCCTGGGGCCGGCATATCCGGCTCCCGCTGGCGCGGTTGTCGGCGGCGATCGCGCTCGGTCTTCGCCTGGCACCGATGCTGCTCGACGACAGTCGCACGATCCTGCACCTGCTCGGGCAGCGACGGCGCAGCAGGCCTGGCGATCGCGAGTCATGGCGGCAGCGCCTCGGCCGGTTCACCCACGGCGCGTTCATCGCCTGCGCCGCCGCCGTCCGGCGCGCCGCCGAGGCCGGCGATGCACTCACCGCACGAGGCGGAATCGGGACCATTGCCGGCCCCGACCAGCGCCCCGGTATCCGCGACGGCGTCGCCGCCCTCGTCGTTGCCGGGATCCTCACCGTCGGGGTGCTGCTATGA
- a CDS encoding ABC transporter ATP-binding protein → MTADTGWRLPPAKRHVLPALIGYSFTQAPVVTALTAITAVLAGAAPVGITIAIGEVVDGLTSAIGHGTDTPAAQECYRWIAVIVVLFLLTHLADSAREALGRALGRRVTGRLGERVMMAACEPATIGHLEDPAYLGRIGRARGDGTIDMPPGEAVFGFSTKASMWVTGIGSAVLLTQVVWGLGLIVFAVFVVIHSRLVRNYRIAVVESMNQTKKLRRTSYLRDVPTTPGAAREVRLFGLAAFFRDGYHSQWRANMTEVWRRRREHDLFVVVVVVVTGVTVASVFYYLAYRAATGGSTVGDLAIGGLAVRALLQLLRADDDNLRMSFGSKAAAEAFAFPVAAVAAGPDKDHWPAAVAAISCEDLRFRYGGAENEVLHGISLTVPAGQSLAIVGLNGAGKTTLARLLAGLDAPSGGCVRVGATPIEDANRRSWQRQVVAVFQDFGRYELTVRDNIAFGSLAHADDEEGLRAVARQAGLLEFIEELPHGWDTVISSRYTGGIDASGGEWQRIAIARALFGLRHGARLLIMDEPAASLDARAEARLYDTFHELTAGATTVAISHRFATVRKAERVVVLDHGRIIEDGTHEDLISADGRYAELFRLQAKRFQEAAS, encoded by the coding sequence GTGACCGCGGATACGGGCTGGCGCCTGCCCCCGGCGAAGCGGCATGTGCTGCCCGCCCTCATCGGATACTCCTTCACACAGGCGCCGGTCGTGACCGCCCTCACCGCGATCACGGCCGTCCTCGCCGGTGCGGCGCCGGTCGGCATCACCATCGCGATCGGCGAAGTGGTGGACGGGCTGACCTCGGCGATCGGCCACGGCACGGACACCCCGGCGGCGCAGGAGTGCTATCGCTGGATCGCCGTCATCGTCGTGCTGTTCCTGCTCACCCACCTCGCCGATTCGGCGCGAGAGGCCCTGGGCCGGGCCCTCGGCCGCCGGGTCACCGGCCGGCTCGGTGAGCGCGTGATGATGGCCGCCTGCGAGCCTGCGACCATCGGCCACCTCGAGGACCCTGCCTACCTCGGCCGGATCGGGCGGGCCCGGGGCGACGGGACCATCGACATGCCCCCGGGGGAAGCGGTCTTCGGGTTCTCCACCAAAGCCTCGATGTGGGTGACCGGCATCGGCTCCGCTGTGCTGCTCACCCAGGTCGTCTGGGGACTGGGGCTGATCGTCTTCGCTGTCTTCGTCGTGATCCACTCCCGGCTGGTCCGGAACTACCGGATCGCCGTGGTCGAGAGCATGAATCAGACGAAGAAGCTCCGCCGTACGTCCTACTTGCGGGATGTGCCGACCACGCCCGGCGCGGCCCGGGAAGTCCGCTTGTTCGGACTCGCGGCCTTCTTCCGCGATGGGTACCACTCGCAGTGGCGCGCGAACATGACGGAGGTCTGGCGGCGGCGGCGCGAGCATGACCTGTTCGTCGTCGTGGTGGTCGTGGTCACCGGCGTCACGGTCGCCTCGGTCTTCTACTACCTGGCATACCGGGCCGCCACCGGAGGTTCGACGGTGGGTGATCTGGCGATCGGCGGCCTGGCCGTCCGGGCACTCCTTCAGCTGCTCCGGGCGGATGACGACAACCTCCGTATGAGCTTCGGCTCGAAGGCGGCCGCCGAGGCGTTCGCCTTTCCCGTCGCGGCGGTGGCGGCCGGTCCGGACAAGGACCATTGGCCGGCGGCGGTGGCGGCCATCTCCTGCGAGGATCTGCGGTTCCGTTACGGCGGCGCTGAAAACGAGGTGTTGCACGGCATCAGCCTCACCGTCCCCGCGGGTCAGTCGCTTGCCATCGTCGGTCTCAACGGGGCCGGCAAGACGACGCTGGCCCGGCTTCTCGCCGGCCTGGACGCTCCGAGCGGGGGTTGCGTGCGCGTTGGTGCGACCCCGATCGAGGACGCCAACCGTCGGAGCTGGCAGCGTCAGGTGGTTGCCGTCTTCCAGGACTTCGGCCGCTATGAGCTGACCGTGCGGGACAACATCGCCTTCGGCTCCCTGGCTCATGCGGACGACGAGGAGGGCCTGCGCGCCGTGGCGCGCCAGGCCGGGCTGCTGGAGTTCATCGAGGAGCTTCCCCATGGCTGGGACACGGTGATCTCCAGTCGGTACACCGGCGGGATCGACGCGTCGGGCGGCGAGTGGCAGCGCATCGCCATCGCCAGGGCGCTGTTCGGCCTACGGCACGGCGCGCGGCTGCTGATCATGGACGAACCGGCCGCGAGCCTCGATGCTCGCGCCGAGGCTCGGCTCTACGACACGTTCCACGAGCTCACCGCGGGTGCCACCACGGTCGCGATCTCACATCGGTTCGCGACCGTGCGCAAGGCGGAGCGGGTGGTCGTGCTCGATCACGGCCGGATCATCGAGGACGGCACGCACGAGGATCTGATCAGTGCCGACGGCCGGTACGCCGAGCTGTTCCGCCTGCAGGCGAAGCGTTTCCAGGAGGCAGCGTCTTGA
- a CDS encoding ABC transporter ATP-binding protein, protein MINALRFALTTGPRIDRTRSLIVVALAVLEQVTGIGLAVLLGLFTEMAGRHSTSGMVTLALCVAIFVMLTNGTLIAGYFTRLRHREEIQNEIERQFIDAAGTTPTLEIHERSSRSDKAAVVRAARGEIGPGFGRLMWLAGAALALIASAVLMALVVPVLAVLPLFAVPMVLATRAADNKRGQAEQRATPRTRLAGHLFTLATTAAPGRETRLLGLAGELRRRHREEWDCAGRDIARTDLRARVPVALAWLLFVLAYATAIVLMVRAGLAGDASLGLVVAAVAVSSQITGQVQSLLDLTIWTLESLRATRAFLDVVEDCAQERAAVVPATPLTVPPRLDSGITVEGLSFRYWNRDQPSLNDINLELPAGAVVALVGENGAGKSTLVKMLCGLYRPSAGRILVDGTDLTQFAPQDWRARITAAFQDPVHIEMSLQDTIGLGRLEDRDDPERILEALRTAGGDTLLASLPEGLQTRLGRESWDGKGLSGGQWQTVANARAAMRPAPLLRVMDEPTASLDARAEEWLFQQYADLSRLQGGVTVLVTHRLTTARAADLIVVLDGGRVVDVGTHDTLSRADGLYAELFRLQARYFV, encoded by the coding sequence TTGATCAACGCCCTGCGCTTCGCCCTCACGACCGGACCCCGCATCGACCGGACCCGTTCCCTGATCGTGGTGGCGTTGGCGGTTCTCGAACAGGTCACCGGGATCGGCCTCGCAGTGCTGCTCGGCTTGTTCACCGAGATGGCCGGCCGGCATTCGACCAGCGGCATGGTGACACTCGCGCTGTGTGTGGCGATTTTCGTGATGCTCACCAACGGCACCCTCATCGCCGGCTATTTCACCCGCCTTCGCCATCGGGAGGAGATCCAGAACGAAATCGAGCGCCAGTTCATCGACGCCGCAGGCACGACGCCGACGCTGGAGATCCACGAGCGTTCCAGCCGCTCCGACAAGGCGGCGGTGGTCCGTGCTGCGCGGGGCGAGATCGGGCCGGGTTTCGGCCGGCTGATGTGGCTGGCCGGAGCCGCGCTGGCCCTGATCGCCTCGGCCGTCCTGATGGCCTTGGTCGTTCCCGTCCTCGCCGTACTGCCACTGTTCGCCGTCCCCATGGTGCTGGCCACCCGGGCGGCGGACAACAAGCGCGGTCAGGCCGAGCAGCGTGCCACGCCCCGGACCCGGCTGGCCGGTCACCTGTTCACGCTCGCCACCACGGCCGCACCCGGTCGCGAGACCCGCCTGCTCGGACTGGCGGGCGAGCTTCGGCGCAGGCACCGCGAGGAGTGGGACTGCGCTGGCCGGGACATCGCCCGGACCGATCTGCGGGCCCGGGTACCGGTCGCGCTGGCGTGGCTGTTGTTCGTGCTGGCGTACGCGACCGCCATCGTCCTGATGGTGCGGGCCGGCCTGGCCGGCGACGCCTCGCTGGGCCTGGTCGTCGCGGCCGTCGCCGTCAGCAGTCAGATCACCGGGCAGGTGCAGAGCTTGTTGGACCTGACCATATGGACACTGGAGTCGCTGCGGGCAACCCGGGCGTTCCTCGACGTGGTGGAGGACTGCGCCCAGGAGCGGGCGGCCGTCGTGCCGGCCACTCCGCTGACGGTGCCGCCCCGGTTGGACAGCGGCATCACGGTCGAGGGTCTCAGCTTCCGGTACTGGAACCGCGATCAGCCTTCGCTGAACGACATCAACCTCGAGCTCCCGGCCGGGGCCGTGGTGGCCCTTGTCGGCGAGAACGGCGCGGGGAAGTCGACGTTGGTCAAGATGCTCTGCGGTCTCTACCGGCCCAGCGCCGGGCGCATCCTGGTGGACGGGACCGATCTCACGCAGTTCGCGCCGCAGGACTGGCGTGCCCGGATCACGGCGGCCTTCCAGGACCCGGTACACATCGAGATGTCACTTCAGGACACGATCGGGCTGGGCCGGCTCGAGGATCGCGACGACCCGGAGCGGATCCTCGAGGCGCTGCGGACGGCCGGCGGTGACACGCTCCTCGCTTCGCTGCCCGAGGGCCTGCAGACGCGGCTCGGGCGAGAATCGTGGGACGGCAAGGGGCTGTCGGGCGGCCAGTGGCAGACGGTCGCCAACGCCCGGGCGGCGATGCGGCCGGCGCCGCTGCTGCGGGTCATGGACGAGCCCACCGCCAGTCTCGACGCGCGGGCCGAGGAGTGGCTGTTCCAGCAGTACGCCGACCTGAGCCGCCTTCAGGGCGGCGTGACCGTCCTCGTCACACATCGCCTCACGACCGCCCGGGCGGCGGATCTCATCGTGGTTCTTGACGGCGGCCGGGTCGTCGACGTCGGCACCCACGACACCCTGAGTCGGGCGGACGGACTTTACGCCGAGTTGTTCCGCCTACAGGCCCGGTACTTCGTCTGA
- a CDS encoding FAD-dependent monooxygenase, which yields MGLGIAGMAAAIGLREAGWTPVIVERAPERRRGGYFVGLMPKGRQAAVDLGIDGHLHTRNPPDGGNAWSLTRRGDREPGVGFLHQPGDPAAVLRGDIEAALWQGISGVEVRFATTPVELVDTGADVQVDLEDAGTGARYPESFDLVVGADGLRSGVRRLVFGPHEDHMTTWNAMICAFQLQEQVSSFAAADSIISARAGRAVWVFGLADRAPTVLLTYRTDDVAGQFTGSPVQRLRTVFSGMDDPVVRYALDALDAAPEFLFDSVHQVRMPRWSSGRVVLLGDAAWCLNLYSGMGATSALLGAADLGRALRANPDDLEAALAAWESRLRPLIRKHQRIARVKQQMFVPSSRPVEALRSVVLRLARRARDRRLAKCAGTRLSVD from the coding sequence GTGGGGTTGGGGATCGCGGGCATGGCCGCGGCGATCGGGCTCCGGGAGGCCGGATGGACGCCGGTGATCGTCGAGCGGGCGCCAGAGCGTCGACGGGGTGGCTACTTCGTCGGACTGATGCCGAAGGGGCGGCAGGCGGCGGTCGATCTGGGCATCGACGGCCACCTGCACACCCGCAACCCGCCGGACGGTGGGAACGCGTGGTCGCTGACTCGACGCGGCGACCGTGAGCCGGGTGTGGGGTTCCTGCATCAGCCGGGCGATCCCGCAGCCGTGCTCCGCGGTGACATCGAGGCCGCGCTCTGGCAGGGCATCTCCGGGGTCGAGGTGCGGTTCGCGACGACGCCCGTCGAGCTGGTCGACACCGGTGCGGACGTTCAGGTGGATCTCGAGGATGCCGGCACCGGCGCGCGTTACCCCGAGAGCTTCGACCTGGTGGTCGGTGCGGACGGGCTGCGGTCGGGGGTGCGCCGGTTGGTCTTCGGTCCGCACGAGGACCACATGACGACGTGGAACGCGATGATCTGCGCGTTCCAGCTCCAGGAGCAGGTGTCGTCCTTCGCCGCGGCGGACAGCATCATCAGTGCCCGCGCTGGGCGTGCGGTGTGGGTTTTCGGCCTGGCCGATCGGGCCCCGACCGTCCTGCTGACCTACCGCACCGATGACGTCGCGGGCCAGTTCACCGGATCCCCGGTTCAGCGCCTGCGCACCGTCTTCTCCGGGATGGACGACCCCGTGGTGCGGTACGCGCTGGACGCGCTGGACGCGGCTCCCGAGTTCCTGTTCGACTCGGTGCACCAGGTGCGGATGCCCCGGTGGAGCAGTGGACGGGTCGTGCTACTCGGCGACGCGGCCTGGTGCCTGAACCTCTACTCCGGAATGGGGGCGACCTCCGCCCTCCTGGGCGCTGCCGACCTGGGAAGGGCGCTGCGGGCGAACCCGGACGACCTGGAGGCCGCGCTAGCCGCGTGGGAGTCGCGGTTGCGCCCGCTCATCAGGAAGCACCAGCGGATCGCACGGGTGAAGCAGCAGATGTTCGTGCCGTCGAGCCGGCCCGTCGAGGCACTTCGCTCGGTGGTTCTGCGTCTCGCCCGCAGAGCACGGGACCGCAGGCTGGCAAAGTGTGCCGGGACGCGTCTCTCGGTGGACTGA
- a CDS encoding zinc-binding alcohol dehydrogenase family protein, translating into MRAAVVATPDATPVYADFPDPEQQPGREPLRLVGAGLHHVVRGLASGRHYGSNGAYPLVPGVDAVARTEDGRLVYTGLARPPWGTMAERLVTPFEMELPAGADPLAVAAGMNPAMSGWMPLIARRKEVGELGTVLVLGATGMSGRLAVRGALALGANRVIAAGRDPEALERLRGLGAVTVPLAHGEPAALGAALAEAPPALVLDFVWGPVAEAAFAALGGSGPDDDETGAIDYVQIGSLAGTEAALPAALLRSRRIRVTGSGTGSVSKAQMIAELPDVLARFADGTFDAPYTAYPLSRIGEAWAHQGRTRAVVVPD; encoded by the coding sequence ATGCGCGCTGCAGTCGTCGCCACCCCGGACGCGACACCCGTCTACGCGGACTTCCCGGACCCGGAGCAGCAGCCGGGCCGGGAGCCGCTGCGGCTGGTGGGCGCGGGCCTGCACCACGTCGTCCGCGGGCTGGCCTCCGGCCGCCACTACGGCAGCAACGGGGCGTATCCGCTCGTGCCGGGGGTCGACGCCGTGGCCCGCACCGAGGACGGGCGCCTGGTCTACACCGGTCTTGCCAGGCCGCCGTGGGGCACGATGGCCGAACGCCTGGTCACGCCGTTCGAGATGGAGCTGCCCGCCGGGGCCGATCCGCTCGCGGTCGCCGCCGGCATGAATCCCGCCATGTCGGGATGGATGCCGCTGATCGCCCGGCGCAAGGAGGTGGGCGAGCTCGGCACCGTGCTGGTGCTCGGGGCGACCGGCATGTCGGGCAGGCTGGCCGTGCGGGGGGCGCTGGCCCTCGGGGCGAACCGCGTCATCGCGGCCGGCCGCGACCCCGAGGCGCTGGAGCGGCTGCGTGGTCTCGGCGCCGTGACCGTTCCGCTCGCGCACGGCGAACCAGCCGCCCTCGGCGCTGCACTCGCCGAGGCGCCGCCCGCACTCGTGCTCGACTTCGTGTGGGGCCCGGTCGCCGAGGCCGCCTTCGCCGCACTGGGAGGGTCCGGCCCGGACGACGACGAGACCGGGGCCATCGACTACGTGCAGATCGGCTCGCTCGCCGGAACCGAGGCGGCGCTGCCCGCGGCGCTCCTGCGCAGTCGGCGGATCCGGGTGACCGGGAGTGGCACCGGCTCGGTCTCGAAGGCGCAGATGATCGCCGAGCTTCCCGACGTCCTGGCCCGTTTCGCGGACGGAACCTTCGACGCCCCGTACACCGCCTACCCGCTCAGCCGCATCGGCGAGGCGTGGGCGCACCAGGGGCGCACCCGCGCCGTCGTCGTCCCGGACTGA
- a CDS encoding TetR/AcrR family transcriptional regulator C-terminal domain-containing protein, with protein sequence MAKGITRERIVAAALELLDEKGMEGITVRALAARLDVQAPALYWHVRNKQELLDEMSTVVMRRVTDALSALPPGAGWRDDLAAYARVLRSEYLLHRDGARVFSGTRISDPDVVRAKEPWLARLTAAGFTLADADDATDLVTAFVVGFVIEEQERGQSAETDPGRYSLPERDAWLGEDVELVKAAGHLRDDGDQRFERHLGIVLDGLAARLGSSRP encoded by the coding sequence GTGGCGAAGGGCATCACGCGGGAGCGGATCGTGGCGGCGGCACTCGAGCTGCTCGACGAGAAGGGCATGGAGGGCATCACCGTCCGTGCGCTCGCCGCCCGGCTCGACGTGCAGGCCCCCGCTCTGTACTGGCACGTCCGCAACAAGCAGGAATTGCTCGACGAGATGAGCACCGTCGTCATGCGACGCGTCACCGACGCCCTGTCGGCGCTCCCTCCCGGCGCAGGCTGGCGGGACGACCTCGCCGCCTACGCCCGCGTCCTGCGCTCGGAGTACCTGCTCCACCGGGACGGGGCCCGCGTCTTCAGCGGCACGCGCATCTCCGACCCCGACGTGGTGCGGGCGAAGGAGCCGTGGCTCGCACGCTTGACCGCGGCCGGATTCACGCTCGCCGATGCCGACGACGCCACCGATCTGGTCACCGCGTTCGTGGTCGGCTTCGTCATCGAGGAGCAGGAGCGGGGCCAGTCAGCAGAGACCGACCCCGGGCGGTACTCGCTCCCCGAGCGCGACGCCTGGCTGGGCGAGGACGTCGAACTGGTCAAAGCTGCCGGGCACCTCCGCGACGACGGTGACCAGCGGTTCGAACGGCATCTCGGCATCGTCCTCGACGGGCTCGCAGCCCGGCTGGGCAGCTCACGGCCGTGA